A portion of the Etheostoma spectabile isolate EspeVRDwgs_2016 unplaced genomic scaffold, UIUC_Espe_1.0 scaffold00018250, whole genome shotgun sequence genome contains these proteins:
- the LOC116679837 gene encoding microspherule protein 1, translating into MQTGDPAVGAPMAVAGAQSRSEDEESLGVKDVKRTATQAFGSGVPKRRSSSRSIKRKKFDDELVESSLVKSSSRVKGPPVIEPVRCSGSEPSSSEKKKVTKSGNALTPPLTMLVNPAPITKRVKKSKQPLHITKDLGRWKPTDDLLLINAVLQTTDLTSVHLGVKFSCRFTLREINERWYALLYDPVISKLAWQAMRQLHPEAIAAIQSKALFSQVEEALLAKIGSTSQPKLDMFQELLSKHPGVFHPSRTPKSLLVHWQLLKQYYLLDDQSVQPLPKGDQVLNFSDAEQMVDDVKLKESRDEVLEHELMISDRHQKREIRQLEQELPRWQVLVDSITGMSMPDFDNQTLAALRGRMVRYLMRSREITLGRATKDKPIDVDLSLEGPAWKISRKQGIIKLKNNGDFFIANEGRRPIYIDGRPVLSGNKWKLNNNSVVEIAGLRFVFLINLELISLIKAEAAKMTPQ; encoded by the exons ATGCAAACAGGTGACCCTGCAGTTGGTGCACCGATGGCAGTAGCTGGTGCACAGAGTCGGTCAGAGGACGAAGAGTCACTCGGAGTGAAAGATGTGAAAAGGACGGCAACACAAGCGTTTGGCAGTGGTGTTCCCAAACGCAGAAGTTCCTCCAG GTCAATAAAGAGGAAGAAATTTGACGATGAATTGGTGGAGAGCAGTCTTGTGAAGTCGTCCAGTAGAGTCAAAGGCCCTCCTGTCATAGAGCCTGTCCGCTGTTCAGGGAGTGAACCTTCATCTAGTGAGAAAAAGAAG GTAACAAAATCAGGAAATGCTCTCACACCGCCTCTCACCATGTTAGTAAACCCTGCGCCCATCACCAAAAGAGTAAAGAAAAGCAAGCAGCCTCTACATATTACTAAAGACTTGGGAAGATGGAAACCCACTGATGACCTGCTTCTTATAAATGCAGTGTTGCAG acCACAGACCTAACCTCTGTTCATTTGGGTGTCAAGTTCAGCTGTCGTTTTACATTGCGGGAAATTAATGAGAGGTGGTACGCTCTCCTCTACGATCCTGTCATCTCAAA GCTTGCATGGCAGGCCATGCGTCAGCTTCACCCAGAAGCCATTGCAGCAATCCAAAGCAAAGCTCTCTTCAGTCAGGTTGAGGAGGCACTGCTGGCTAAGATTGGCTCA ACTAGTCAACCCAAACTGGACATGTTCCAGGAGCTTCTGAGCAAACACCCTGGTGTCTTTCACCCATCTCGCACCCCCAAGAGCTTGCTGGTACACTGGCAGCTACTGAAGCAGTATTACCTACTGGATGACCAGAGCG TCCAGCCTCTTCCTAAAGGTGACCAGGTCCTCAACTTCTCTGATGCTGAGCAGATGGTTGATGATGTAAAGTTAAA GGAGAGTAGAGATGAGGTGTTGGAACATG AGCTGATGATTTCCGATCGTCACCAAAAAAGAGAGATCAGACAGTTGGAGCAGGAGTTGCCTCGTTGGCAGGTCCTCGTGGACAGTATTACGG GGATGAGCATGCCTGATTTTGACAACCAGACACTGGCAGCGTTACGAGGAAGAATGGTACGCTACCTCATGAGATCGCGAGAG ATTACGTTGGGCAGGGCAACCAAGGACAAACCGATAGATGTAGATCTGTCACTAGAAGGACCTGCCTGGAAAATATCAAGAAAACAAG GAATTATTAAACTGAAGAATAATGGAGACTTCTTCATCGCCAATGAGGGCAGACGACCCATCTACATTGATGGCAGACCAGTCCTGTCGGGCAACAAGTGGAAACTTAACAACAACTCAGTGGTGGAG ATTGCAGGTCTTCGCTTTGTGTTCCTCATTAACCTGGAACTCATCTCACTTATAAAAGCTGAAGCAGCCAAGATGACACCGCAGTAA